One Setaria viridis chromosome 7, Setaria_viridis_v4.0, whole genome shotgun sequence genomic region harbors:
- the LOC117863468 gene encoding uncharacterized protein isoform X1, whose translation MFWHVPGLSAASPVDTILDKENFKLEDLLDEDEIIQECKALNTRLINFLRDKVQVEQLLRYIVEEAPEDAEKKRIFRFPFIACEIFTCEVDVIMKTLVEDEDLMNLLFSFLKSDHPHGTLSAGYFAKVVICLMMRKTLPLVSYVQGHPEIVSQLVDLIGITSIMEVLIRLIGADETMYSSYADSMQWLDDIKVLEMIVDKFSTSDSPEVHANAAEILCAVTRYAPPALAAKISSPSFVGRLFQHAFEDSRPKSVLVHSLSVCISLLDPKRLVSASYQAFRSQLSHGTLVTASPETVNGMLDSLGDLLKLLDVSSAENVLPTTYGSLQPPLGKHRLKIVEFISVLLSIGSEAAEARLIHLGAIKRAIDLFFEYPFNNFLHHHVENIIGSCLESKQDQLIGHVLDECKLVTRILEAEKNSALSTDLTKHTLSAEGKSPPRIGIVGHMTRIANKLLQLANTNTMVQSHLQQNSGWIEWHASILTKRNVLENVYQWACGRPTSLQDRGRDSDDEDFRDRDYDVAALASNLSQAFKYGIYSNEDIDEAQASLERDDEDVYFDDESAEVVISSLRLGDEQDSSSLFTNSNWFAFDEDKALNDGSVSSEASPSPNSEISAPKLDDETDEVILGEVIDDTKGSESSLPDTKGSEPPLAVSNKDINEEFGHTVLANGTIDKLEDDIRPPTPDVKESQPECVEWREEEAEPGGVVEKDTTAPDFEVENEKQLHSMDDVMPCEAKLGEVKESDNSSGSSAPETTAEAVLPVSSDSDSIKHPEPVGESTVSEYPLGGQNQEEDENKRE comes from the exons ATGTTTTGGCACGTGCCTGGACTCTCCGCTGCATCACCT GTGGATACTATTTTGGACAAGGAAAATTTTAAGTTGGAGGATCTTCTTGATGAGGATGAAATAATCCAGGAGTGCAAAGCACTAAATACCCGCCTAATCAATTT TTTGCGGGACAAGGTTCAAGTGGAGCAACTCCTTCGCTACATTGTAGAGGAGGCACCTGAAGatgcagaaaagaaaaggatatttAG ATTTCCGTTTATAGCTTGTGAAATATTCACATGCGAAGTGGATGTTATCATGAAGACATTAGTGGAGGATGAAGAT CTTATGAATTTACTTTTCTCCTTCCTCAAATCTGACCACCCTCATGGGACACTTTCGGCTGGTTACTTTGCCAAG GTAGTGATCtgcttgatgatgaggaagacaCTCCCACTAGTTAGTTATGTGCAG GGTCATCCTGAAATAGTTAGCCAACTTGTTGATCTTATTGGTATTACTTCCATCATGGAG GTCTTGATTCGCTTAATAGGTGCTGATGAAACTATGTATTCAAGTTATGCGGATTCTATGCAATGGTTAGATGACATAAAAGTCCTTGAGATGATAGTTGACAAGTTCAGCACATCA GATTCTCCTGAGGTTCATGCAAATGCTGCTGAGATCCTTTGTGCAGTAACTAGATATGCCCCTCCAGCACTTGCTGCAAAGATTTCCAGTCCAAG CTTCGTGGGGAGATTATTTCAACATGCCTTTGAAGATTCAAGGCCTAAATCGGTGCTGGTCCACTCATTGTCAGTGTGCATATCTTTGTTAGATCCTAAGAGACTTGTATCGGCTTCCTACCAGGCTTTCCGTAGTCAGCTGAGCCATGGAACACTAGTTACTGCAAGTCCAGAAACAGTAAATGGGATGCTGGATAGCCTAG GTGATTTGTTGAAGCTGCTGGATGTTTCATCTGCTGAAAATGTGCTGCCAACAACTTATGGAAGCTTACAACCTCCTCTTGGGAAACATCGCTTGAAG attgtCGAGTTCATCTCTGTTCTACTATCAATTGGTAGTGAAGCTGCTGAAGCGCGACTGATCCATCTAGGAGCAATCAAGCGGGCCATAGATCTATTTTTTGA GTACCCATTCAATAACTTTTTGCACCACCATGTGGAAAACATCATTGGGTCCTGTCTGGAGAGTAAGCAGGATCAACTTATTGGCCATGTCCTTGATGAGTGTAAACTTGTCACAAGAATTCTGGAAGCAGAGAAGAACTCTGCGCTGTCAACAGATTTAACTAAG CATACATTGTCTGCAGAGGGAAAATCTCCACCAAGGATAGGAATTGTTGGTCATATGACACGCATAGCTAACAAACTCCTTCAGTTGGCCAATACCAACACCATGGTCCAATCACATTTGCAG CAAAATTCTGGTTGGATCGAGTGGCATGCCAGTATCCTAACGAAGCGTAATGTATTAGAGAATGTTTACCAGTGGGCTTGTGG TCGACCAACATCACTGCAGGATCGTGGTAGGGACAGTGATGATGAAGACTTCCGAGATAGGGACTATGATGTGGCAGCACTTGCCAGTAATTTAAGCCAGGCATTTAAATATGGTATTTACAGCAATGAGGATATTGATGAG GCTCAAGCGTCACTTGAGCGGGATGATGAG GATGTATATTTTGATGATGAATCTGCAGAGGTTGTAATCTCCTCTCTTCGCCTTGGAGACGAACAAGACAG TAGCTCGCTCTTTACAAATTCCAATTGGTTTGCGTTTGACGAGGACAAAGCATTGAATGATGGTTCTGTTAGCTCAGAAGCTTCCCCATCCCCAAATTCTGAGATATCCGCACCAAAACTGGATGATGAGACTGATGAagtcattcttggtgaagttaTTGATGACACAAAAGGTTCTGAATCATCTTTACCAGATACGAAAGGTTCTGAACCACCTTTAGCAGTCTCCAATAAGGACATAAATGAAGAGTTTGGTCACACAGTCTTGGCAAATGGTACCATCGACAAGTTGGAAGACGACATCAGACCACCAACCCCTGATGTTAAAGAGAGTCAACCTGAGTGTGTCgaatggagggaggaagaagctgaACCTGGTGGTGTTGTTGAGAAGGATACCACAGCTCCGGATTTTGAGGTTGAAAATGAGAAGCAGCTGCATTCCATGGATGATGTCATGCCTTGTGAGGCCAAATTAGGAGAGGTAAAGGAGAGTGATAATTCGTCTGGATCTTCGGCGCCTGAGACCACAGCAGAAGCAGTACTACCGGTTTCATCTGATTCCGATTCAATCAAGCATCCTGAACCAGTTGGTGAGAGCACTGTTTCAGAGTATCCACTGGGTGGACAGAATCAGGAGGAAGATGAAAATAAGAGGGAATGA
- the LOC117863468 gene encoding uncharacterized protein isoform X2, giving the protein MFWHVPGLSAASPVDTILDKENFKLEDLLDEDEIIQECKALNTRLINFLRDKVQVEQLLRYIVEEAPEDAEKKRIFRFPFIACEIFTCEVDVIMKTLVEDEDLMNLLFSFLKSDHPHGTLSAGYFAKVVICLMMRKTLPLVSYVQGHPEIVSQLVDLIGITSIMEVLIRLIGADETMYSSYADSMQWLDDIKVLEMIVDKFSTSDSPEVHANAAEILCAVTRYAPPALAAKISSPSFVGRLFQHAFEDSRPKSVLVHSLSVCISLLDPKRLVSASYQAFRSQLSHGTLVTASPETVNGMLDSLGDLLKLLDVSSAENVLPTTYGSLQPPLGKHRLKIVEFISVLLSIGSEAAEARLIHLGAIKRAIDLFFEYPFNNFLHHHVENIIGSCLESKQDQLIGHVLDECKLVTRILEAEKNSALSTDLTKHTLSAEGKSPPRIGIVGHMTRIANKLLQLANTNTMVQSHLQQNSGWIEWHASILTKRNVLENVYQWACGRPTSLQDRGRDSDDEDFRDRDYDVAALASNLSQAFKYGIYSNEDIDEAQASLERDDEDVYFDDESAEVVISSLRLGDEQDSSLFTNSNWFAFDEDKALNDGSVSSEASPSPNSEISAPKLDDETDEVILGEVIDDTKGSESSLPDTKGSEPPLAVSNKDINEEFGHTVLANGTIDKLEDDIRPPTPDVKESQPECVEWREEEAEPGGVVEKDTTAPDFEVENEKQLHSMDDVMPCEAKLGEVKESDNSSGSSAPETTAEAVLPVSSDSDSIKHPEPVGESTVSEYPLGGQNQEEDENKRE; this is encoded by the exons ATGTTTTGGCACGTGCCTGGACTCTCCGCTGCATCACCT GTGGATACTATTTTGGACAAGGAAAATTTTAAGTTGGAGGATCTTCTTGATGAGGATGAAATAATCCAGGAGTGCAAAGCACTAAATACCCGCCTAATCAATTT TTTGCGGGACAAGGTTCAAGTGGAGCAACTCCTTCGCTACATTGTAGAGGAGGCACCTGAAGatgcagaaaagaaaaggatatttAG ATTTCCGTTTATAGCTTGTGAAATATTCACATGCGAAGTGGATGTTATCATGAAGACATTAGTGGAGGATGAAGAT CTTATGAATTTACTTTTCTCCTTCCTCAAATCTGACCACCCTCATGGGACACTTTCGGCTGGTTACTTTGCCAAG GTAGTGATCtgcttgatgatgaggaagacaCTCCCACTAGTTAGTTATGTGCAG GGTCATCCTGAAATAGTTAGCCAACTTGTTGATCTTATTGGTATTACTTCCATCATGGAG GTCTTGATTCGCTTAATAGGTGCTGATGAAACTATGTATTCAAGTTATGCGGATTCTATGCAATGGTTAGATGACATAAAAGTCCTTGAGATGATAGTTGACAAGTTCAGCACATCA GATTCTCCTGAGGTTCATGCAAATGCTGCTGAGATCCTTTGTGCAGTAACTAGATATGCCCCTCCAGCACTTGCTGCAAAGATTTCCAGTCCAAG CTTCGTGGGGAGATTATTTCAACATGCCTTTGAAGATTCAAGGCCTAAATCGGTGCTGGTCCACTCATTGTCAGTGTGCATATCTTTGTTAGATCCTAAGAGACTTGTATCGGCTTCCTACCAGGCTTTCCGTAGTCAGCTGAGCCATGGAACACTAGTTACTGCAAGTCCAGAAACAGTAAATGGGATGCTGGATAGCCTAG GTGATTTGTTGAAGCTGCTGGATGTTTCATCTGCTGAAAATGTGCTGCCAACAACTTATGGAAGCTTACAACCTCCTCTTGGGAAACATCGCTTGAAG attgtCGAGTTCATCTCTGTTCTACTATCAATTGGTAGTGAAGCTGCTGAAGCGCGACTGATCCATCTAGGAGCAATCAAGCGGGCCATAGATCTATTTTTTGA GTACCCATTCAATAACTTTTTGCACCACCATGTGGAAAACATCATTGGGTCCTGTCTGGAGAGTAAGCAGGATCAACTTATTGGCCATGTCCTTGATGAGTGTAAACTTGTCACAAGAATTCTGGAAGCAGAGAAGAACTCTGCGCTGTCAACAGATTTAACTAAG CATACATTGTCTGCAGAGGGAAAATCTCCACCAAGGATAGGAATTGTTGGTCATATGACACGCATAGCTAACAAACTCCTTCAGTTGGCCAATACCAACACCATGGTCCAATCACATTTGCAG CAAAATTCTGGTTGGATCGAGTGGCATGCCAGTATCCTAACGAAGCGTAATGTATTAGAGAATGTTTACCAGTGGGCTTGTGG TCGACCAACATCACTGCAGGATCGTGGTAGGGACAGTGATGATGAAGACTTCCGAGATAGGGACTATGATGTGGCAGCACTTGCCAGTAATTTAAGCCAGGCATTTAAATATGGTATTTACAGCAATGAGGATATTGATGAG GCTCAAGCGTCACTTGAGCGGGATGATGAG GATGTATATTTTGATGATGAATCTGCAGAGGTTGTAATCTCCTCTCTTCGCCTTGGAGACGAACAAGACAG CTCGCTCTTTACAAATTCCAATTGGTTTGCGTTTGACGAGGACAAAGCATTGAATGATGGTTCTGTTAGCTCAGAAGCTTCCCCATCCCCAAATTCTGAGATATCCGCACCAAAACTGGATGATGAGACTGATGAagtcattcttggtgaagttaTTGATGACACAAAAGGTTCTGAATCATCTTTACCAGATACGAAAGGTTCTGAACCACCTTTAGCAGTCTCCAATAAGGACATAAATGAAGAGTTTGGTCACACAGTCTTGGCAAATGGTACCATCGACAAGTTGGAAGACGACATCAGACCACCAACCCCTGATGTTAAAGAGAGTCAACCTGAGTGTGTCgaatggagggaggaagaagctgaACCTGGTGGTGTTGTTGAGAAGGATACCACAGCTCCGGATTTTGAGGTTGAAAATGAGAAGCAGCTGCATTCCATGGATGATGTCATGCCTTGTGAGGCCAAATTAGGAGAGGTAAAGGAGAGTGATAATTCGTCTGGATCTTCGGCGCCTGAGACCACAGCAGAAGCAGTACTACCGGTTTCATCTGATTCCGATTCAATCAAGCATCCTGAACCAGTTGGTGAGAGCACTGTTTCAGAGTATCCACTGGGTGGACAGAATCAGGAGGAAGATGAAAATAAGAGGGAATGA